Genomic segment of Nitrospirota bacterium:
TCGGTATCCTCTTGATGCCGGTTATGCTTTATCTGCGGAGATATTCTTATATGTTTACATTTGACATGAATTCACCGCCGCCGTGGACTGACATGCCTGGTAACAAAGGCCTGCTTTTCGGTCCCTATGCTCCCTTTAACTTAACATTGTCAGCCACTTTTCTGGATATCTTCTTAGTTGTGGCACTGACATTAGTAATTGTCTTTACAGCCACCTTTTTCTTTAATTATTTCTACGGTCAGGCAGCTTTTTGCCGTATTCTATGCCCTTATGCCTTTATGCTGGCTATTTTTACAAACCTTAATCCATTTCAAAGCAAGATCACCAGAGTTGGCCAATGTACAGGGTGCAGGAAGTGTGCTACTTCATGTCCACAGGGAATTGACGTCAGCCGGGAAATTTATCACTATAAAGGCAAGGTAAAAAGCAGGGAATGTGTCAAATGTTTTACATGTGTAGATATCTGTGAATATGGAGTCTTGAAGGATACCTCAGCGCATGCTGTACCTCAGGCAAAACCTCGAACCGAGTATGACAAGACCCCATGGCATAATGAATTCCAGCATGTACAGTCGATAGAACCTGTTGGCCAAATATTTGATTTTGTATCTGTAGTCCTGGCTTTATTGTGTGGCGCTGTAGCGTCACGTCTGGGAGGGTTCTGGTTCTTCGTTGGGACAATCGGAGGTTTCCTGGTTATCCGCTTAACTATCCGCTTCCTCGATGAGTGGGTCCGGGGGACATCGAGGATTCCTCAGGAGAAATAAGAGGCTGAAATGTCGAATGCGATCTTATTTATTGTCTGTCCAAAGGCCCTGTTAGGTTTTCTTGAACCGTAATGACTCGTTTGCCGAACACCCTGTCTTTTTTGGTGCCGGGAGGGGGAATCGAACCCCCATGGGGTTGCCCCCGCGGGATTTTGAGTCCCGTGCGTCTACCTGTTTCACCATCCCGGCCATTAATATCATAATAACGTCCAATTCCGCATTACATATTCTAATAATTGTCATTAAAAGTCAAGGTTGACGAAGACTAAAATGAGGGGCGGCTGTACCTTGCTTTTTTATTTTTACTATGCTATAAGAAAAGCACACAGTTGAGCTCTACTTGATTGAGTGGGCGGTGGTTATGCCCACTTTTTTTTTGAAAAGGGAGGAAAAGATTCTCAATGAGCAGAGAACTAATTAATGTTATAGAACAGATTGGTAGGGAAAAAGGGATTAGCGGGTCAATTATTCTTGATGCCGTAAAGGCAGCTCTGTTATCAGCAGCAAAAAAGCGTTTTGGGGTCGCAGATAACATTCAGGTAGAGATAGACCCTAAATCCGGGGAGATACAAGTTATTTTAATCAAGAAAATTGTGGAAGAGGTAACGAACCCTAAAGAAGAGATATCTTTCGAGGAAGCAAGGGTGATGGATAACGAGGCCGAGCTTGGAGATGAGATTGGCGCCTTGATTGAGATAGGAGATTTTGGCCGGATAGCTGCTCAGACTGCAAAACAGGTTATATTTCAGAAGGTCAGAGAAGCGGAATGGGATACTGTATATAAAGATTTTATAGACAGACAGGGAGAGCTTGTCCACGGAGTAATTTTAGGGCACGAAAACAGAAATTATATTGTTGATCTGGGAAAGACAGAGGGACTTCTTCCTGCAAAAGAACAGATCCCCAGGGAAACATTTAAGCGAGGGGATAGGATCAAGGCATTCCTGCTGGAGGTAAAGCCTTCAGCAAAGGGGCCGCAGCTAATACTTTCCAGGAGTCATCCTAATTTTGTAAGCAAGTTATTTGCAACTGAGGTTCCGGAAATATATGAGCGGATAGTAGAAATCAAAGACGTTGTAAGGGAGCCGGGAGACAGGACAAAGATATCAGTGTCATCCAAGGATTCTGCTGTTGACCCTGTTGGTGCATGTGTAGGAATGAAAGGGTCCAGGGTACAGGCAGTTGTGCGTGAATTAAGAGGAGAGAAGATAGATATTATTCCATGGTCAGACGATCCGAGGGTATTTATTGCCGAAGCCCTTAGTCCTGCTGTAGTTGACAGGGTTGGAATAAATGAAGATGAGAAATCAGCACTTGTAGTAGTAACAGATCAGCAGCTTTCACTGGCAATAGGTAAAAAGGGTCAGAATGTCAGGCTTGCAGCAAAGCTTACCAACTGGAAAATTGACATAATCAGTGAAACTGAGTATGAACAGACGCGCGCAAAGGAGAAGGAGTCAGAGATTTCAGAGAGTGTGGCGAGGGAGATGGAGGCAGGACGGGAGCTCGTGAGTGAGAATGTCGGGGATGTTGAAAATATAGAAGAGACTTGATAG
This window contains:
- the nusA gene encoding transcription termination/antitermination protein NusA, with product MSRELINVIEQIGREKGISGSIILDAVKAALLSAAKKRFGVADNIQVEIDPKSGEIQVILIKKIVEEVTNPKEEISFEEARVMDNEAELGDEIGALIEIGDFGRIAAQTAKQVIFQKVREAEWDTVYKDFIDRQGELVHGVILGHENRNYIVDLGKTEGLLPAKEQIPRETFKRGDRIKAFLLEVKPSAKGPQLILSRSHPNFVSKLFATEVPEIYERIVEIKDVVREPGDRTKISVSSKDSAVDPVGACVGMKGSRVQAVVRELRGEKIDIIPWSDDPRVFIAEALSPAVVDRVGINEDEKSALVVVTDQQLSLAIGKKGQNVRLAAKLTNWKIDIISETEYEQTRAKEKESEISESVAREMEAGRELVSENVGDVENIEET
- a CDS encoding 4Fe-4S binding protein; this translates as MNSPAVKPMKDSVQPSLSLTRKIRLVCLLAVNLYIVVHVTLWYGFDIKPWGKTAMTGVPALVRGNINSAAIMVLLIIASVFIWGRAFCGWACHIRGILEFSDWVMRKLKIEGYMKLRRKNVLLNTRYPWQLRLGAFGILLMPVMLYLRRYSYMFTFDMNSPPPWTDMPGNKGLLFGPYAPFNLTLSATFLDIFLVVALTLVIVFTATFFFNYFYGQAAFCRILCPYAFMLAIFTNLNPFQSKITRVGQCTGCRKCATSCPQGIDVSREIYHYKGKVKSRECVKCFTCVDICEYGVLKDTSAHAVPQAKPRTEYDKTPWHNEFQHVQSIEPVGQIFDFVSVVLALLCGAVASRLGGFWFFVGTIGGFLVIRLTIRFLDEWVRGTSRIPQEK